A stretch of DNA from Schistocerca americana isolate TAMUIC-IGC-003095 chromosome 3, iqSchAmer2.1, whole genome shotgun sequence:
CCTTGTAAGCATGCCTCTGACATACGTTAAAACAGTAGAAGTACTCGAATACGAATATCTCAGCCACTAAATACTTTTTAAGCAATGCATTACGTCAAATATACCTTATAAAGTCGAAAAAAATTTGTAGCATTTTCCTTTTCTAAATTGCTTAgaatattattcatttattttactgaATTCGTTTAATTCACCTTTATTTTCGAAAAGGTGAAGTGTAAACCACAAGTAGTCCTTCGTTTTTTTTGCATATATTCTCTTCCGTGTCTTTCCTTACAGTTTTTTCCCTTTAGGGTTCCCACTATGACACTACAATGGGCTAGCACATGTGCTATCGTCTTGCCCTTATCTTCCAGTGAGTGTTTACCAGATGTTCCTCTCCTTGCCgattgtgcgggggggggggggctcatttcTTATTAATCCACTTTACTTCCAGCATCCATTAGGAAAACGAGTTCTCTAACCCTGCGATTCTCTTCTTTGGCTTTTTTACCGTAGTTCGAGATTCGCTTCCGTACATTGTAGTACTTCACACGCAAttactcacaaatttcttcctcagatgaaaGACTACGTTAAGTACTTGTAGTATTCTTTTTAGCGATGATTACCCTCCTTGTCTGTGGGAATCTACATCTTATATCTTCTTTGTTTCGTTCATCGTGCATTGTTTTGCTTCAAAGTTAACCAGAATCCCTTCTCCATCTATAGCGTGGTCCCAGATTAAGCTGTTAAGTTTATCACTGATCACTTTTCTACTGTTCTCTTGGCTCTTCTGCATACGTTTATTAACCGTCTCTGCCTACAGTTTGCACCTGTTCTCCTGAGAATTTCAGACAttctgcactattttacattgacGAACTCTTTCTCTAGGCAGACTAATCTTATGaccgtgtaaatgttttttttttaagtattgcaCTCAGTGTCAAGCGCAACGTGAGATCGCCTTCTGGTGCCTTAGCGCTTAGTAAGATGGCTTTAGCATTCGTCTGTCTTTGATATCGTCGGGATTGTGTGAACGATATTTTTTCAGAATGGGCGATAGTATCTCCAACCTCTCAGAGTCTACACACTAACTTGAGTAATTGCTTGGTACCGACTTGCCCAAATGATTTTGGAAATCTATATCTTCGATTTTGTTTTTCGCAAGCCATCCTAAGGTAAGCCAAACTCGAATACTTCATTCCGTGTGTCTCccaaattgacacacatttctCCCTCTATCGCGTCAGCATACAGTTTCCCACTCTCCGTGAGCCCGTCAGTCTACTACTCACTCCACTTACCCGCGCCCTCATCTGCGATAACCATGTAATAAGTTGGCACCGTTGATTTTAAATCCATGGAAAGTTATTTTGAGTTTTCTGTGTCTGCATCTGTCCTCCAGACAGCCATTTATTTtcggatttcttcacatttttcgcggttatttcgttttagcttccctgcccttTCATTGTTAAGTCTCTTACACTGGTGTAACCCTATCTTTCAGATGAATACTGTGTAATATCAAACAGCAATAGAAAATGATATACTGGTAGTAGGATTCATTGTGAATAGCTTTCAGACACGAGTTAGTGTGAACCATGTCCTCTTACAGTTAACCATATGTTGCATCTCCTATTCTGTTAGAGAACCATCCGACTTTTCGTCGCAGAAAGGCTTCAAAAATATAAGCACTTCTTCATCAGGGTTAACATTTTAACGATAATTTTGGACGCATTGTTTATAAACTTTTAGTTCGGTGTTGATTCAGAAGACGAAATTGGACTGATGACAGCCGATTCGTACTGATGAAGGTATGAAATTATAATACAGGTGAAGAAGTGTAATCCTGGTCTGGCGAAGCTTGTTCAAAAGGGATTATTTGAAGGAATCAGTTGGAGACTGTTGGGCTACTTACTTAACTATGTTGCTGAATGGTCTTACCAGGAATCATTTATTTGGATGGGAAGACTCTGTGGAGATCATATTTAGTTACTTGGAGCTCTTTTATTATCTATGATACAGGTAAAACAATCTTCCACATACAGAAATGTACAGTTATTTATAAGTTAGTGTGTACAGGTGAGTGGTGTACAAGTGTGTGGGGTGTTAGACGAGGCCGCACGCGGAGCATCAGTGGTGGTATCCGTAGCCGAGCCCGTGAAGGCCGTACCCCAGCCCGTAGGCGCCGTAGCCTGCGTGGGCGGCGTCGGCGGCGTTGACGGCGGCGTCGCGCGCCTTGGTTTCGGCGACGGCGGCGAAGTGGGCGCTGCGCGCGGCGGCCACTTCAGGGGTGTCCACGAGGTACCCGCCGGGACCCACGGCGACGAACGCCGGGCCGTAGGCGGCGTACCCGCCGTACCCGCCGTACGCCAGGGCTGGGGCGCCGTAGTAGCCGGCCGCTCCGCCCAGGTAGCCCGGCCTCGCCACGGCGACAGCCAGCACGGCGCAAACAACCTGCGGAAGACACGGCGTGCGTCAGCTCCAGCACTGTCCATATTGCCTTTAGGACTCTCTGCCGTAGACCTCCCTTCTCTCGTAGGCGTAATAACCAGAACAACCCGACAGTAATGCTAGATGCACCAGAAAAATAGGAACCAGCAATCATGCGCCGTACAGATGGCCTGTATACCAAGTCCTTCCGAAAATAAACCGCGCCTTTTCTCCAGATTTCACCCTTGAAAAGTCAGGGTGTGTCTAATTAACGCTACGTGTCTTTTTCACATATCTTTGCTGTCAAAAAATACGCTCATTTGCTACAATAAAACTAGCGCCTGTAGCTGAAACTGGAACAAGGCATTTTATTCCACTATGATTTAAACTTATACCgatattgtacatctacatctacatctacatccatactccgcaagccacctgacggtgtgtggcggagggtaccttgagtacctctatcggttctcccttctattccagtctcgtattgttcgtggaaacaaggattgtcggtatgcttctgtgtgggctctaatctctatgattttatcctcatggtctcttcgcgagatatacgtaggagggagcaacatactgcttgactcttcggtgaaggtatgttctcgaaactttaacaaaagcccgtaccgagatactgagcgtctctcctgcagagtcttccactggagtttatctatcatctccgcaaagctttcgcgattactaaatgatcctgtaacgaagcgcgctgttctgcgatggatcttctctatctcttctatcaaccctatctggtacggatcccacactgctgagcagtattcaagcagtgggcgaacaagcgtactgtaacctacttcctttgttttcggatggcatttccttaggattcttccaatgaatctcagtctgacatctgctttaccgacgatcaactttatctgatcattccattttaaatcactcctaatgcgtactcccagataacttacggaattaactgctttcagttgctgacctgctattttgtagctaaatcataaggggtctatctttctatgtattcgcagcacattacacttgtctacattgagattcaattgccattccctgcgccatgcgtcaattcgctgcagatcctcctgcatttcagtacaattttccattgttacaacctctctatacaccacagcatcatctgcaaaaagcctcagtgaacttccgatgccatccacaaggtcatttgtgtatattgtgaatagcaacggtcctatgacactcccctgcggcacacctgaaatcactcttacttcggaagacttctctccattgagaatgacatactgcattctgttatctaggaactcttcgatccaatcacacaattggtctgatagtccatatgctcttactttgttcattaaacgactgtggggaactgtatcgaacgccttgcggaagtcaagaaacacggcatgtacctgtgaacccgtgtctatggccctctgactaTTTGCGTTAACGCGGTTCAGACCCTCCAATATTGTTTCGTTAGCTTATAATTCACTTTCAGTTGAATACTGGTAAGAGAACTTGTTTATGCCAATACGAACGACAGTGTAGAGTGAAAAGTATCATCAAGCCAAGGAACTCAGAGCAATTACGATGCAAGCTTCAAACTTGTATGTTAAGGCAAAACCACGACCAACAGAGAGGCCCGAAGAAAGTACGAAGTGGACGAAGCTGATGTCCGACATCGGGTTACTTCAGAAGAAAATAGGAAAAAGGCAGTATCAGCAAGAAAATCTTTCAGGGAACCGAAATGCGTAGCTTGAAGTTAAGGTTCTTTCCTATGCACAAGATAAGTAGAAAGATAGGGTGCCTATCACACGAGAACTAATCCAACTGAAGGCCTTGGAAATCACTAGTGTTTTAAACGTGCCACAAGCAAAACTCCGTGCTAGTTATTTGTTAGAGTCGTCGGTTTATGCGGAGAAATGCCCTTGCTCTCCGGCGAAGTACCACACTTGCACAGAGAATGCCAGCAGATTTCGGGGAGGAACTGGTTAACTTCAAGCGAAACGTCGTCCTGAAATGAAAGTGTCACTCATACCCTTTTCAACAGATTGGCAACGCTGCAAAATGCCAGCATTTTGTAACATGCCGAGCAATACGACAGTAGACATGAAAGAGGCTGAAAGTATCCCATTAAGAAGAACCAGGAGTGAAAAAATACTGTAAGTTAGAAGATAGCCATTAGCTGTTAAATATGATGGAAGTAAACTTTCCTAAGGGCTTAGTGATTCGCTGCCAAAGAAGAGGCTGGAGGGCAACTCAATTGAGTGTTGTCTGGCTGTCTACTGCTTAGAATCGCTGACCTGCAGCACTGCTTGATAAAACGTTGATGCTAGTTTTCGATGCGCTTACGGGACACCTAACTGCTGAAGTAAAGGACAGACTTCCAGCACAAAAGACAGACCTTGTCATAATGCCCTGAGGAATGAGTTCAAAACTACACGTTCTGTAGCTATAAACAAGCTGTTCAGGGACAACCTCCAGAAAATGAATTCAGATTGGCTCCTAGAAGAATACCATGCCCGTACACAATCTGATAAGTCATCAGTTACCATTGTGTGTGAGGGAATGTTTGCGTTATGTTCCTCCATATCATAAGAGTTCATCATCTAGCGGTTCAAGAAATGCTGAATATCGAATGAATTGGATAGCAGCGGGGATGACGTAATGTGGGaagagaagaagaaactgaaggGTGTGAAAACGAGAGTGATGAAGTGAATACCGATACTGATAGTGATGAGAGTGAATGAGGTAAACTATGATAACGGTATGTTACGTGCCAAAATGCTATATAAATGTTTTCTGCCCATATCTACGTCTTACATGTACGTACAAGTAACTTTCCTGATATTTTTTCTCCTGTTAATCAGTGTGCGCGTGTTTACTAGCATTCTGTCCGCCCCATGACAGGTCAgtgcgttggaatgccacgcacgggggcccaggttcgattcccgactggggtgggagattttctcccctcagggattgggtgttgtgctgtcctcatcatcatttcatccccattgtcgactcgcaagtcgcccaatgtggcgtcgcactcaataagacttgcacttggcccgcagctcgtggtcgtgcggtagcgttctcgcttcccgcgccctggttcccgggttcgattcccggcggggtcagggattttctctgcctcgtgatgactgggtgttgtatgatgtccttaggttagttaggtttaagtagttctaagtctaggggactgatgaccatagatgttaagtcccatagtgctcagagccatttgaatcgaaaAAAAACTTGCAGTTGGCGGCCGAACTGCCCACCTGGAAACTCCCGACCACTGACGctttactttcatttcatttctggcATTCTTTTTCTGTTGCTGAAAATTTATGGCTGCGGCTTATATGTGATGGTGACTATTATCAGGTCTATACGATACATGCTGCCTAAGGAGCACAATTGTAAAATTACATAATTTTGGCATTACATACTTTCTCCCCTTTTATCTTCTGTGAATAGAAACCGATGAAGGTAAAGCGACACTGTTAAGCCTCTTTACCCTCTGCCAGACTCAGTGTGGGTAGGTTCATGTCTGTAATGGTTGGTCGCATTGCGTAGTAAAACACGGAAAGAATTCTCCTATCTCCCAAAGTTCAAAAAAGAAGTAaggaagatgtggtgtcaccgccagacaccacacgtgctaggtggtagctttaaatcggccgcggtccattagtatacgccggacccgcgtgtcgccactgtcagggatcgcagaccgagcgccaccacaaggccggtctcgagatacggactagcactcgccccagttgtacggacgactttgctagcgactacactgacgaagcctcgctcctttgccgagcagatagttagaatagccttcagctaagtcaatggctacgacctagcaaggcgccattagtaacattacatgtatctaaagagtctcacttgtatcgccacaatctccagatgtaccaaaaggatggattaaagttacgtattacagaagctacgtacttttctttatagcaatcattacgtatcctgtttcagacctcacgcaccctctttggcttagcgcgtacctgtcggcttcctctcattgtgtctaggctgtcttgtctagacacaacagaagatGCTACCGCAAGGCAATCGATTTACAGCGCAAGAGGTCTACCAGGTCCAAGTGAAATGTAGACCATGAGGAAACTGGTGAAGAAGAAAATGGTGTCATTTGAAAGCTAACTGCGCAGATAAAATAGGGCGTAAACACacatacatttaattttttttatttttccctggCGCTATGGACAACATAGTCAAAGAAATAAAGTTATCAATACCATCCTCCAGTTCTGATCAAGGATTTCAGGGAGACATCCCTTGGTCATCAGGAGAATGTTGAAACTGGTAATTGATAATTCCCTCTAATTTGGTCCTAACAGAAAACCTCTCTTTCCTGTCGTGTCTTGCTGGAAGAAATGTTCTGCAACAGCCTGCACTGCTCTCATGAACAGGAACTGAAgaatgtgacagagagagagagagagagagtgtgtgtgtgtgtgtgtgtgagagagagagagagagagaggggatgaAATAGGAAATGAGGAAGTACGAAAAATAACAAGCCTTTTCTGATGAGTGGACAGTTTTATGGGACAACGGCTCTGGCATTTTTGAATAGATGATTTGAATCTGGAAAAAAACCATGCAGGGGGAAAAGCTGTAATACCAATCAAACGATAACAATATGTACAATACGATCTCGATAATGATTTATGTACTTCTTTAGAGACGAAAAGCTTATTTTGTCATAAGAAACGGCAAGCTCATCGGCCACACGAGTTGCCGAATGCTGATGAATGTCCCTCTCCAATCTCTCTTCTTACTTCATTTATCGGTGTTTTGCAAGCAGTTACCAGCCAATATTTAGTAGTAACTGTAGGAATACAAAAGAATAAGGTTATCACAAAGCTCTTTGTAAACTTCGAAAATATTTCTACAGTTTAAAAGCTCTTAGAATGTTTATCCGGTTCTGATGTGAGTGGAGAGGAATTAATAAAATCAATGTGCAATTTACAATTTCTAGTAATATCATATTAAACTAAATTCAGAAAAACGGAACACACAAAAACTGAGTAAACCAAAGATACAGTTCATGGCGTTTAGTATGTAACGTTTGTCTTGAATGTACAGTGCGGCACATGAAATTTGAGAATGACGCTTAAAGTATATGTTGCTTTGAAGAAGATCTTACAAAATTGTTCAGTGGAGTCCACACAATGATTCATTCAACCTCGAGATTAACAAGATATTAATGCGAATTTAAACACTGTAACTATCAATTTCTTCAAGGGAAGAGAAAAATCAAAAATAGACTAATATAATGAGCAGAGCTCTCTTCATTTTCCTGTTTCGATCAGTTATGGTGACAAAAAAATCGACCCATATACGGAAATACCAATGTAGCTCATCAGCATAAACACGACAGGAAATTTTATACAGCCCTTTAAATTTCCGATTTTTATGAAACCTTATAGTGTATTTCACTTCCTTTTTCTATAAAACACTTCTATACTATGTTTGTTCTTTATTTCAGCGTTACGTAGACCTTAAGCAGCACTGAAACCTGCCACTTATTATCAGAACTGATTACAATTGTTAATTGGGCAGATAACAGCATACTCATCCATTCTATAACGAAAATAGCGATACAGTATATCAGTCGTCCCTCGATTTAACCTTTACTGCGGGACCAATCTTCTAACTAGCTGTAAAATTTTAGTTCGCTCAGTGTAAGCCTCACAGTACTTTTGCAACCTTAATTCTGCCGCAGAAGATTGCTATAACCTTTTTAAGCAATATGACTTTAATGTTGGGCTCCTCAGTGCCGTGCGGTAGCTTAGATCATAGTTAAGCCACTGAAATCAGTAAGCTCGTAGGGGCCAGACTAAATGTATCCCATGTCGTAGCCGAGGTTAGTTTTTCCAAGGGAGTAATTCTCGGTAATAAATCATGGCAGTTCAAGCGAAACATAATGGCAGCCCGACCACTGCACGTGCTCCAAATAAATACAGCTACACATACACTAGGCTTTCGCATTTattgagacacaaaggaattacagagattggctgcgagtgggcatagGTTGAAATCAGTGGGGAAAGCTGAAATGCACAAATGCTGGACTACCAAGCCATTCGGACGCAGTGGTCATTGCAATTCTGGGATTCGCTATACACCACTATCAGGTCGCCTGGTATATGACTGGTAAGTCCTTGACACCAAAATATTTTACTACCCGAATAGCCTACTTTACCAAGTGACGATGGAAGAGCTACCAGGTTTTCTCAGCCTAAAGTAAGTTATTGTCTGTTAATACTGTTCGCAAGTTATTTTCGCTGCCTGAGCACAGCCCCCTAGATTATGCGCAACACTTGTATTATCATACACAAACGACATTCAATATTGGCTTATTACTAAAGTCGATCTTGGGAACACTGAAATGTGGAGAATATTTTTATATAACATAGAAAGAATGattatgtgaaaataaaattcagttcCAGACTTTTTCGCCTACTAGTTGTTCGGAACATATAAACGAATCAAATCTTGTCTTCCCATCTATGTAGTAATCTACAGTCGACTTGGGTTTGCACAGACATGTTCCTGAGCAATACAGCAATGATGGAGTAACCTTCCTAAAAAAGTTTTTGTTGAAATAACACTACGACACAACCGGTACTACACAGGGGACGTTACGTGTGCGAGCCACCCAGCGAAATCAAGATCTCTGATCGTACGCGGGCGTGTATGAGTCAGTAGTAAGCCGCTCTCAGAAGACCATGCACTCACTCACCAGCAGAAGCTTCATGGCAGGTGGGTGAGTGGAGTAAGCGGCGGGCAGCTGCTATGAACTGTGCCGGCTTGAATGCGGCTCGCATATTTATACCTCGCGCCGCCGGTTCTGTGAAAGTCCCGCGCTGGCCTTTGCCGCTATAATTCAAGAGGTGCCTTTGCGGTCTCCTCACCACACAACAAAAGGGTCGCGGCCGCGGGCCCCACTTTTTCTTGCATTCCGGAGGAGGCAACCTCTTATTTTTCTCACTGAAATTTCCGTCTGTCAGCCGTTCTGCATTGTCAACCGTAACTCGCTCATGTCCCGCAGTCAGTATGACGACTTGAAGCATTCCAGCTTGGACAGAAATAAGTCTGACATTGAGAACATTTCTAAAACGGCTGTCAGCTGACAACTTAGAAGCAGAAGGTCTAAACCGCATCCTTCAGTGCCAGCATCTTTTCTGGAAAGAAGTTCACTTTTTCCATGTCTGCCAGAGCTCATTTCTTATGAAGTGTGGCATAGATTATTTGGACAATAACATCCTCGACTTTTACAATTTCAAACACTGATCTTAATTGCTAATAGAATAAGGAATTCTCGAACATTTTGTTGCGATAAGGATGTTAGAACGAGGCTGCTGCAGATTGTGTGAGACAGAACCAGTAAAGTTCCTAATCGATGTAAATAACAAGTGGACCTTGTtaccaaaacatttaaaaatgagtTTATTTCCTTATGATTTTTGTTATACATAGTGGTTCACAGTGAAAATACGACGAATATTCTGAGAGAAGATATTACAGTacatatgttgctgtcatcagcaacccTTCATGAGGTACATGAGCACAAAAGTAACAGCGGTTGCAGCTACAATTATAGAATCCGTGACAGTCAAACAGTAGAGTTAGTAATACTAATTCGAACGCTACAAACGATTATTCCCCGCTGACGATCAGCTCTGCTACAGAAAGAAAACGTAACACATTATTAATCTGCCAAAATGTGGCTCTTCGTATACACCTAGGTAGGATAACTGCCTAGTAATGGATTTCACTACAACACGAACATATTGTCGTGTAGCGATAACCACTACAGAAATTTTATGCGATTTGCTGTTAGAGAAGAAGCGGTAATAAAGCAAAATTGTTAAGTGAGCTCGAAAATTAGAACATACAAGAGCACTACTCATAGATGAACGGAGGTGACTTTAGATTGTTGTTGCTTGTCAACAGCTCTACATCAAAACTTATAATGCACAGAATTTGCGTCTCTATTCTGGGCATTTTCAGTAAGAAGCTTTTTGAAAAGTGACAAAGATGCAGCCTAGCTTTTAGCCCACTTTGCCAAACACAGAAGACGAAACGCTATTCTTACATGAGTCCGGAAACGGTTAGAACTAATTTTCAGCAACTTCTTACAGCATATTAGTGACGAGGA
This window harbors:
- the LOC124607273 gene encoding cuticle protein 18.7-like, which codes for MKLLLVVCAVLAVAVARPGYLGGAAGYYGAPALAYGGYGGYAAYGPAFVAVGPGGYLVDTPEVAAARSAHFAAVAETKARDAAVNAADAAHAGYGAYGLGYGLHGLGYGYHH